The Streptomyces sp. NBC_00691 genome has a segment encoding these proteins:
- a CDS encoding AI-2E family transporter — MQPGTSPTVTISPFLRTAAAYAWRLLVVGVLVYSLFAVLGRFHEIGVALFLGLVITALLRPLADLVARRLPRPLAVAITLLGGIVLVLGVLALVGEAVAGERTTLVREFRVGVDRIEDWLERPPFRLNPGALSDLQAKIGDFLSSHRSTLVSTAVSGAHQVVAVLTTLALAVFSSVFFIHSGDRQWAWFQQQLPGSVRERVSVGGRAAWRTFTGYTHGIVLVAAVNAVLVGIALWLLGVPLAVPLALLEFVAAFVPLIGSPIALAVAAVVALASQGPLVAAIVVGLIVVIGQIEGHLLHPLVMSWAVRLHPLVVAIAVIAGSIAAGIVGAVVAVPLVSVVWSVYTALRDARAATPETGATPETGATPETGATTEGGSTPEGGGSTTEGGAT, encoded by the coding sequence ATGCAGCCAGGCACCTCACCGACGGTCACGATCAGCCCCTTCCTGCGGACGGCCGCCGCGTACGCGTGGCGGCTTCTCGTCGTCGGCGTGCTCGTCTACAGCCTGTTCGCGGTGCTCGGACGGTTCCACGAGATCGGCGTGGCCCTCTTCCTCGGGCTCGTGATCACCGCCCTGCTCCGCCCCCTCGCCGATCTGGTCGCCCGGCGTCTGCCCCGGCCCCTCGCCGTGGCGATCACCCTGCTCGGCGGCATCGTGCTCGTCCTGGGGGTGCTCGCGCTGGTCGGCGAGGCGGTGGCGGGGGAGCGGACGACCCTCGTACGCGAGTTCCGCGTGGGGGTCGACAGGATCGAGGACTGGCTGGAGCGGCCGCCGTTCCGGCTGAATCCGGGGGCCTTGAGCGACCTCCAGGCCAAGATCGGGGACTTCCTCTCCAGTCATCGCTCGACCCTGGTCAGTACGGCGGTGAGCGGCGCCCATCAGGTGGTGGCCGTGCTGACGACGCTGGCCCTCGCCGTGTTCTCCTCGGTGTTCTTCATCCACTCCGGTGACCGTCAGTGGGCCTGGTTCCAGCAGCAGTTGCCCGGGTCGGTCCGTGAGCGGGTGTCGGTCGGCGGGCGCGCCGCCTGGCGGACCTTCACCGGCTACACCCATGGGATCGTGCTGGTGGCGGCGGTGAACGCGGTGCTCGTCGGGATCGCCCTGTGGCTCCTCGGCGTCCCTCTGGCGGTGCCGCTGGCGCTCCTGGAGTTCGTCGCCGCGTTCGTGCCGCTGATCGGCTCGCCCATCGCCCTGGCGGTCGCCGCTGTCGTGGCACTGGCCTCGCAGGGCCCCCTGGTGGCCGCGATCGTGGTCGGCCTCATCGTGGTGATCGGCCAGATCGAGGGTCACCTGCTGCATCCGCTCGTCATGAGCTGGGCCGTACGGCTCCATCCGCTGGTGGTCGCGATCGCGGTCATCGCGGGCTCGATCGCGGCGGGCATCGTGGGCGCCGTGGTGGCCGTTCCGCTGGTCTCGGTCGTCTGGTCGGTGTACACGGCGCTACGGGACGCCCGCGCGGCGACGCCTGAGACCGGGGCGACGCCTGAGACCGGGGCGACGCCTGAGACCGGGGCGACGACGGAGGGCGGGTCGACACCGGAGGGCGGCGGGTCGACGACGGAGGGCGGCGCGACGTGA
- a CDS encoding helix-turn-helix domain-containing protein: MGSLVASEAVGTREDRFAWFCETVSTEVMPVMLSPRHTGDFRAGVTDLDLGAVRLSALSCSPVVSRRTPVHVRRGDPEHLQLALVTQGAVRISQRGSDAEVAGGLVLTDTSRPSEGECLGGQVESVVLQIPRQALPLRPDRVDRLLARDLAADVGSGAVVADFLRTLLRRGPLCRPEELRGMGEVALDLAAVFLARQLGDAGQAPAEAREREAVRRIRRFIGNNLGDPGLTPRTIAERHHMSLRRLYTLFGDEPLTVSALIRQGRLERAHADLVCGAMRDQSVQAIAARWGFSSATGFSRAFREAYGITPTEHRASAARTAPRHG, encoded by the coding sequence ATGGGATCGCTGGTTGCGTCGGAGGCTGTCGGGACACGTGAGGACAGGTTCGCCTGGTTCTGCGAGACGGTGTCCACCGAGGTCATGCCCGTCATGCTCAGCCCCCGGCACACGGGCGACTTCCGGGCCGGCGTCACGGACCTGGACCTCGGAGCGGTACGGCTCTCCGCGCTGTCCTGCTCACCGGTGGTCTCGCGACGGACCCCGGTCCACGTCCGGCGCGGCGATCCCGAGCACCTGCAACTCGCCCTCGTGACCCAGGGGGCGGTCAGGATCTCCCAGCGGGGCAGTGACGCGGAGGTCGCGGGGGGACTCGTCCTCACGGACACCTCACGGCCGAGCGAAGGGGAGTGCCTGGGCGGGCAGGTCGAGTCGGTGGTCCTGCAGATCCCCCGGCAGGCCCTGCCGCTGCGTCCGGACCGGGTGGACCGGCTCCTTGCACGGGATCTGGCCGCGGACGTGGGGTCCGGGGCCGTCGTCGCCGACTTCCTGCGGACGCTGCTCAGGCGCGGACCGCTCTGCCGCCCCGAGGAGCTGCGCGGGATGGGAGAGGTCGCCCTCGACCTGGCCGCCGTGTTTCTCGCGCGGCAGCTCGGTGACGCCGGCCAGGCGCCCGCCGAGGCCCGCGAGCGGGAGGCCGTGCGGCGGATCCGGCGCTTCATCGGGAACAACCTCGGCGACCCCGGCCTCACGCCCCGGACCATCGCGGAGCGGCACCACATGTCCCTGCGAAGGCTCTACACCCTCTTCGGCGACGAGCCCCTGACCGTCTCGGCGCTCATCCGGCAGGGCCGGCTGGAACGCGCCCACGCCGACCTCGTGTGCGGGGCCATGAGGGATCAGTCGGTCCAGGCCATCGCGGCGCGCTGGGGCTTCTCCAGCGCCACCGGGTTCAGCCGGGCGTTCCGCGAGGCCTACGGGATCACGCCGACCGAGCACCGGGCCTCGGCGGCCCGGACGGCCCCGCGGCACGGATAG
- a CDS encoding glycosyl hydrolase family 8 codes for MRRRSVSLLGLAGLLALPLTVLPQAQAADSPVSTGKAVTASSVETSAFGAGLAVDGSAATRWASLEGVDPQWIRIDLGANHTISRVKLNWEDAYGKTYKIQTSADGSTWSDVYSTTAGDGATDDLTVSGSGRYVRMYGTGRGTAYGYSLWEFEVYGAPTGTGGGGGTAVPFGSHLRPYAAGMLKPSGSQATLDQKVVDYYNRWKSAFVRQNCGNGWYQIISPDADHPYVAEAQGYGMVVAATMAGADPDAKKIFDGLVKWKIDHPSAVNPNLLAAEQDVNCRSVNGGDGATDGDMDVAYGLLLADKQWGSAGTYNYKDLALKHIAAIKKDEVNPTTKLLKLGDWSSSGDQYYYISRTSDWMVDHFRAFRTASGDTTWDAVRTAHQTQISRLQSTYASGTGLLPDFVVDTNTTPKPAPGEVLEDPNDGAYWWNACRTPWRIADDAVTSGDATSLAAARKVNSWIKTKTGGDPNKIAIGYKLNGTQISSGSEAAFFAPFAVAAMTDSGSQAWLDALWNKMLATPIDTSSYFSASIQLQVMITASGNHWVP; via the coding sequence ATGCGTCGACGAAGCGTCTCGCTTCTCGGGCTCGCGGGCCTGCTGGCGTTGCCCCTGACGGTGCTGCCGCAGGCACAGGCAGCCGACAGTCCGGTGTCCACCGGAAAGGCGGTGACGGCCTCGTCCGTCGAGACCTCGGCCTTCGGGGCCGGTCTCGCGGTGGACGGCAGCGCGGCCACCCGCTGGGCGAGCCTCGAAGGCGTCGATCCGCAGTGGATCCGCATCGACCTCGGAGCCAACCACACGATCTCCCGCGTGAAGCTCAACTGGGAGGACGCGTACGGGAAGACGTACAAGATCCAGACCTCGGCCGACGGCTCGACCTGGTCCGACGTCTACTCCACCACCGCCGGTGACGGCGCGACCGACGACCTGACGGTCTCCGGCAGCGGCCGCTACGTCCGCATGTACGGGACCGGCCGCGGCACCGCGTACGGCTACTCCCTCTGGGAGTTCGAGGTGTACGGCGCGCCCACCGGCACGGGCGGCGGCGGCGGCACGGCCGTGCCCTTCGGCAGCCACCTCAGGCCGTACGCCGCCGGCATGCTCAAGCCCTCCGGCTCCCAGGCCACCCTCGACCAGAAGGTCGTCGACTACTACAACAGGTGGAAGTCCGCCTTCGTCCGGCAGAACTGCGGCAACGGCTGGTACCAGATCATCTCGCCCGACGCCGACCACCCGTACGTCGCCGAGGCGCAGGGCTACGGCATGGTCGTCGCCGCGACCATGGCCGGCGCCGACCCCGACGCGAAGAAGATCTTCGACGGCCTCGTCAAGTGGAAGATCGACCACCCGTCAGCCGTCAACCCGAACCTGCTCGCCGCCGAACAGGACGTCAACTGCCGCAGCGTCAACGGCGGGGACGGCGCCACCGACGGCGACATGGACGTGGCCTACGGCCTGCTCCTCGCCGACAAGCAGTGGGGCAGCGCCGGCACCTACAACTACAAGGACCTCGCGCTCAAGCACATCGCCGCGATCAAGAAGGACGAGGTCAACCCGACGACCAAGCTCCTGAAGCTCGGCGACTGGAGCAGCTCCGGCGACCAGTACTACTACATATCCCGCACCTCCGACTGGATGGTCGACCACTTCCGCGCCTTCCGCACGGCCTCCGGCGACACGACCTGGGACGCCGTGCGCACCGCGCACCAGACCCAGATCTCCCGACTCCAGTCGACCTACGCCTCCGGCACCGGACTCCTCCCGGACTTCGTCGTCGACACCAACACCACGCCCAAGCCCGCCCCGGGCGAGGTCCTGGAGGACCCGAACGACGGCGCCTACTGGTGGAACGCCTGCCGCACCCCGTGGCGCATCGCGGACGACGCGGTGACCAGCGGCGACGCCACCTCGCTCGCGGCCGCGCGGAAGGTCAACAGCTGGATCAAGACGAAGACCGGCGGCGACCCGAACAAGATCGCCATCGGCTACAAGCTCAACGGCACCCAGATCTCGTCGGGCAGCGAGGCCGCCTTCTTCGCCCCGTTCGCGGTGGCGGCGATGACCGACTCCGGCAGCCAGGCCTGGCTGGACGCCCTGTGGAACAAGATGCTGGCCACCCCGATCGACACCAGCAGCTACTTCTCCGCGAGCATCCAGCTCCAGGTCATGATCACGGCCTCAGGCAACCACTGGGTCCCGTAG
- a CDS encoding FAD-dependent monooxygenase gives MAHTGTTTDVLIVGAGPVGLSAAAELRRHGVRCRLVDRLPARLPYAKAVGIQPRTLELWDRMGLIRAVLEAAVPMRGQLTYVNGAEAGRLALELPPDVPYGFAALPQYETERLLEEYVAGLGTSIERGTELVSFVQDPDGVTALLRSASGFTEELRVPYLIGCDGAHSVVRKTLGLSYEGGAFPEAYMLGDVVAESGWDLPEGYALRCEHRTADGSLDDVLVCIPLPGAGRYRMSMKVPPELAEPADAARAGRPPRSASPSDGLAHGLQDGRGPELSHLQAVVDRLAPGPARLSDLRWSSVFRISHRIVGRYGEGRVFVAGDAAHIHPPTGAQGMNTGIQDAANLAWKLALVVRGEAGPALLGSYDAERRPVGEEVVGRTVRHATRGIESDADDLRTLLLREAQLLVGYRGGPLAGAAYGPVEAPQPGDLAPDCGGLDTPVAVYPLRLLDVLRDRPGHIAVLCGADATGLARAVAAARAAAGDRLPLAVVALLPREADPDVVPALGAPAYRDAAGEFARIYLPDGATGFVVRPDGQLAARFPLGATTAALTDCLTALSVPLRDPVVA, from the coding sequence GTGGCGCACACCGGCACCACCACCGACGTACTCATCGTGGGCGCGGGTCCGGTCGGGCTGAGCGCCGCCGCCGAGCTCCGCAGGCACGGGGTGCGCTGCCGGCTCGTCGACCGGCTGCCGGCCAGACTCCCGTACGCCAAGGCCGTCGGGATCCAGCCGCGCACCTTGGAACTGTGGGACCGGATGGGCCTGATCCGTGCTGTCCTGGAGGCCGCCGTCCCGATGCGCGGCCAACTCACCTACGTCAACGGCGCGGAGGCGGGCCGGCTCGCCCTGGAGCTGCCGCCCGACGTGCCGTACGGCTTCGCCGCCCTGCCGCAGTACGAGACCGAGCGGCTCCTGGAGGAGTACGTCGCAGGCCTGGGGACGTCCATCGAGCGCGGGACCGAACTCGTCTCGTTCGTCCAGGACCCGGACGGGGTCACCGCCCTGCTGCGCAGCGCGTCGGGGTTCACCGAGGAGCTGCGGGTCCCGTATCTGATCGGCTGCGACGGGGCCCACAGCGTCGTCCGCAAGACCCTGGGCCTGTCGTACGAGGGCGGCGCGTTCCCGGAGGCGTACATGCTCGGCGACGTCGTGGCCGAGTCCGGCTGGGACCTGCCCGAGGGATACGCGCTCCGCTGCGAGCACCGCACCGCCGACGGGTCCCTCGACGACGTCCTCGTCTGCATTCCGCTGCCCGGCGCCGGGCGCTACCGGATGTCGATGAAGGTGCCGCCCGAGCTGGCCGAACCGGCCGATGCGGCGCGCGCCGGGCGGCCGCCCCGGTCCGCCTCCCCCTCGGACGGGCTCGCCCACGGCCTCCAGGACGGCCGCGGCCCCGAGCTGTCCCATCTCCAGGCCGTGGTCGACCGGTTGGCCCCGGGCCCGGCCCGGCTCTCCGATCTGCGCTGGTCGTCGGTGTTCCGCATCAGCCACCGCATCGTCGGCCGTTACGGCGAGGGGCGGGTCTTCGTCGCGGGCGACGCCGCGCACATCCACCCGCCCACCGGCGCCCAGGGCATGAACACCGGCATCCAGGACGCCGCCAACCTGGCGTGGAAGCTCGCCCTCGTGGTGAGGGGCGAGGCCGGGCCCGCGCTGCTCGGCAGCTACGACGCCGAGCGCCGACCGGTGGGCGAGGAGGTCGTCGGCCGTACCGTGCGGCACGCCACCCGGGGCATCGAGAGCGACGCGGACGATCTGAGGACCCTGCTGCTCCGCGAGGCCCAGCTGCTCGTCGGCTATCGGGGCGGCCCGCTCGCCGGCGCCGCGTACGGGCCGGTCGAGGCGCCGCAGCCCGGCGATCTGGCTCCGGACTGCGGCGGTCTGGACACACCGGTCGCCGTGTACCCGCTGCGACTGCTCGATGTCCTGCGCGACCGCCCCGGACACATCGCCGTGCTGTGCGGGGCGGATGCCACCGGGCTCGCGCGGGCGGTGGCGGCGGCGCGGGCCGCCGCGGGCGACCGGTTGCCGCTCGCCGTCGTCGCCCTGCTCCCCCGGGAGGCCGATCCGGACGTCGTCCCCGCCCTCGGCGCCCCGGCGTACCGGGACGCCGCCGGGGAGTTCGCGCGGATCTACCTCCCCGACGGCGCCACCGGCTTCGTCGTACGCCCCGACGGTCAGCTCGCCGCGCGGTTCCCGCTCGGGGCCACCACGGCGGCCCTGACGGACTGCCTCACGGCGCTGTCCGTGCCGCTACGGGACCCAGTGGTTGCCTGA
- a CDS encoding carboxyl transferase domain-containing protein — MSDPTTAREAIALVAGDDFTEFPFTEGPLTGDGPLGWPGYSAAHARASARTGETESVVCGTGEVGGVRAVLISFEFGFLGGSLGERTGARAAAAHARARARRLPVVVLPATGGSRMHEGMRALLQLQLLAGESALTRAAGLPQIAVLRDPTTGGGWATLGAGSDVVLALPGAQVGFAGSRVRPPDADPAAYTAEAQLAHGHIDAVVAADALRDTLGRWLSLLTRPAEGQAAAPRALCSPDTPPAASGREAVARARHPDRPRADAYLDAHFTVRAEISGDRAGGVDPGMRCGFGRLPDGRTVAYAAQCGTATRPAGFRTAARLVRLADRLGIPVLTLVDTPGAANGPEAERAGAGPAIADLFAAVATARVPVTSLLIGEGGSGGALALAAPGHLWATPDSYFSVIAPEAAASILKRPPEESATTADRLRLRPQDLLELGVIRGIVEP; from the coding sequence ATGAGCGACCCGACGACGGCACGCGAGGCGATCGCCCTCGTCGCCGGCGACGACTTCACCGAATTCCCCTTCACGGAGGGGCCCTTGACGGGCGACGGGCCGCTCGGATGGCCCGGCTACTCCGCCGCCCACGCGCGCGCCTCCGCCCGTACCGGCGAGACCGAGTCGGTGGTCTGCGGCACGGGTGAGGTCGGCGGGGTGCGGGCCGTCCTGATCTCCTTCGAGTTCGGTTTCCTCGGCGGCTCCCTCGGGGAACGGACCGGGGCACGCGCCGCCGCGGCCCACGCTCGGGCCCGCGCCCGCCGGCTGCCCGTGGTCGTGCTGCCGGCGACGGGCGGCAGCCGGATGCACGAGGGTATGCGGGCGTTGCTCCAACTCCAGCTCCTGGCCGGCGAGTCTGCCCTCACCCGCGCCGCCGGGCTGCCGCAGATCGCCGTCCTGCGGGACCCGACGACGGGCGGCGGCTGGGCCACGCTCGGCGCCGGTTCGGACGTGGTGCTCGCGCTGCCCGGCGCGCAGGTCGGCTTCGCCGGTTCCCGGGTCCGCCCGCCGGACGCGGACCCCGCCGCGTACACCGCTGAGGCACAGCTCGCGCACGGCCACATCGACGCGGTCGTGGCGGCCGACGCGCTCCGTGACACCCTCGGGCGCTGGCTCTCCCTGCTCACGCGTCCCGCCGAAGGGCAGGCGGCGGCGCCACGGGCGCTCTGCTCCCCCGACACGCCGCCCGCCGCGAGCGGCCGTGAGGCGGTGGCCCGGGCCCGGCACCCCGACCGTCCCCGGGCGGACGCGTACCTCGACGCGCACTTCACCGTCCGTGCGGAGATCTCGGGCGACCGTGCCGGCGGTGTCGACCCGGGGATGCGGTGCGGCTTCGGGCGGCTCCCCGACGGCCGTACGGTGGCGTACGCGGCGCAGTGCGGGACCGCGACCCGCCCGGCCGGCTTCCGGACGGCCGCCCGGCTCGTACGGCTCGCCGACCGGCTGGGGATCCCGGTCCTCACCCTCGTCGACACGCCGGGCGCGGCCAACGGGCCGGAGGCGGAGCGTGCCGGCGCGGGCCCGGCGATCGCCGACCTGTTCGCCGCCGTGGCCACCGCGCGCGTGCCCGTCACCTCGCTCCTCATCGGCGAGGGCGGCTCGGGCGGCGCCCTGGCCCTCGCGGCCCCCGGCCACCTCTGGGCCACCCCCGACAGCTACTTCTCGGTGATCGCCCCGGAGGCGGCCGCGTCGATCCTCAAGCGCCCGCCGGAGGAGTCCGCCACGACGGCGGACCGACTCCGGCTGCGCCCGCAGGACCTTCTGGAGCTGGGCGTCATCCGGGGCATCGTGGAGCCCTGA
- a CDS encoding Crp/Fnr family transcriptional regulator, producing the protein MSSAAPKVSTLPPDHRERLMAFAEDVYFESGHRLFEEQQHADRFWIVKTGAVTLDAKVPGRGAPVIETLHHGELVGLSWLFPPYLCQSGAEAMTPVRAQEFNAPAVRSMCRSDAEFGASVMFWVGAILAHRLQVTRVRLLDLYAPHGSGILA; encoded by the coding sequence ATGAGCAGTGCCGCACCCAAGGTCAGCACGTTGCCGCCCGATCACCGGGAACGCCTGATGGCCTTCGCCGAGGACGTGTACTTCGAGTCCGGTCACCGGCTGTTCGAGGAGCAACAGCACGCCGACCGGTTCTGGATCGTGAAGACGGGCGCGGTGACGCTCGATGCCAAGGTGCCGGGGCGCGGGGCACCGGTGATCGAGACCCTGCACCACGGTGAGCTGGTGGGACTGTCCTGGCTGTTCCCGCCGTATCTGTGCCAGTCGGGGGCGGAGGCGATGACCCCCGTCCGGGCACAGGAGTTCAACGCCCCGGCCGTGCGCTCGATGTGCCGCTCGGACGCGGAGTTCGGGGCCTCGGTCATGTTCTGGGTGGGCGCGATCCTGGCCCACCGCCTCCAGGTGACCAGGGTCCGGCTCCTCGACCTGTACGCGCCGCACGGGAGCGGCATCCTGGCCTGA
- a CDS encoding amino acid ABC transporter ATP-binding protein has product MPVPEGGVPEGGDELVVLRGVDKHFGSLHVLQSIDLTVHRGEVVVVIGPSGSGKSTLCRAINRLETIDEGEIVVDGRPLPAEGRELAALRADVGMVFQSFNLFAHKTVLDNVTLGQIKVRKKDRKAAEQRARALLDRVGVASQADKYPAQLSGGQQQRVAIARALAMDPKVMLFDEPTSALDPEMINEVLEVMQQLARDGMTMVVVTHEMGFARSAANRVVFMADGRIVEETTPDEFFSNPRSDRAKDFLSKILHH; this is encoded by the coding sequence ATGCCCGTCCCGGAAGGTGGCGTCCCGGAAGGTGGCGACGAGCTCGTCGTGCTGCGCGGGGTCGACAAGCACTTCGGCTCCCTGCACGTCCTCCAGTCCATCGACCTCACGGTCCACCGCGGCGAGGTCGTGGTCGTCATCGGGCCGTCGGGCTCGGGGAAGTCGACGCTCTGCCGCGCGATCAACCGCCTGGAGACCATCGACGAGGGCGAGATCGTCGTCGACGGACGCCCCCTGCCGGCCGAAGGCCGCGAACTCGCGGCCCTGCGCGCCGACGTCGGGATGGTCTTCCAGTCCTTCAACCTCTTCGCGCACAAGACGGTGCTCGACAACGTCACCCTGGGCCAGATCAAGGTCCGCAAGAAGGACCGGAAGGCGGCCGAGCAGCGCGCCCGCGCACTCCTCGACCGGGTCGGGGTCGCCTCCCAGGCGGACAAGTACCCGGCCCAGCTCTCCGGCGGCCAGCAACAGCGCGTGGCGATCGCCCGCGCCCTCGCCATGGATCCGAAGGTGATGCTCTTCGACGAGCCGACCTCCGCGCTCGACCCCGAGATGATCAACGAGGTCCTGGAGGTCATGCAGCAACTCGCCCGGGACGGCATGACGATGGTGGTCGTCACCCACGAGATGGGCTTCGCCCGGTCCGCCGCCAACCGCGTCGTCTTCATGGCCGACGGCAGGATCGTCGAGGAGACGACTCCGGACGAGTTCTTCAGCAATCCGCGCAGCGACCGTGCCAAGGACTTCCTGTCCAAGATCCTCCACCACTGA
- a CDS encoding glutamate ABC transporter substrate-binding protein, translating to MNATRTGRTTVRTGRATVAVAAAVVLSFTSAGFANGATGAVPRDHGGDEITVGIKYDQPGIGLKTPDGTYTGFDVDVATYIAKELGHDPSDIVWKEAKSADRETLLQRGDVDFIAASYSINDKRAEKVDFAGPYLLAHQDVLIRADDDSIKQPSDLNNKKLCSVTGSTSAQNVKDKIAPDAQLQEFGGYSECLTGLENGVIDAVTTDDSILAGYASQSEFKDKFKLGGFKMSNENYGIGVQKGSELKAKINTALEKMVADGSWDAAVKKNFGPANYQNEPAPEIGVIVK from the coding sequence ATGAACGCGACCAGGACCGGCAGGACGACCGTCAGGACCGGCAGGGCCACCGTGGCCGTCGCCGCGGCCGTCGTCCTCTCCTTCACCTCCGCAGGATTCGCGAACGGTGCCACCGGCGCCGTGCCACGCGACCACGGCGGCGACGAGATCACCGTCGGCATCAAGTACGACCAGCCCGGCATCGGCCTGAAGACCCCCGACGGCACGTACACCGGCTTCGACGTCGACGTGGCCACGTACATCGCCAAGGAGCTCGGCCACGACCCCTCCGACATCGTGTGGAAGGAGGCCAAGAGCGCCGACCGGGAGACGCTGCTCCAGCGCGGCGACGTGGACTTCATCGCGGCCTCGTACTCGATCAACGACAAGCGGGCCGAGAAGGTCGACTTCGCCGGCCCCTACCTCCTCGCCCACCAGGACGTCCTGATCAGGGCCGACGACGACTCGATCAAGCAGCCGTCCGACCTCAACAACAAGAAGCTCTGCTCGGTCACCGGCTCGACCTCCGCGCAGAACGTCAAGGACAAGATCGCTCCCGACGCCCAGCTCCAGGAGTTCGGCGGCTACTCGGAGTGTCTGACCGGTCTCGAGAACGGTGTCATCGACGCCGTCACCACCGACGACTCGATCCTCGCCGGATACGCCTCGCAGAGCGAGTTCAAGGACAAGTTCAAGCTCGGCGGCTTCAAGATGAGCAACGAGAACTACGGCATCGGCGTCCAGAAGGGCAGCGAACTCAAGGCCAAGATCAACACAGCCCTGGAGAAGATGGTCGCCGACGGTTCCTGGGACGCGGCGGTGAAGAAGAACTTCGGCCCCGCGAACTACCAGAACGAACCCGCCCCCGAGATCGGCGTCATCGTGAAGTGA
- a CDS encoding amino acid ABC transporter permease has translation MFDFLQGYDLLGAFWVTVQLTVYSAIGSLVWGTLLAAMRVSPVPLMRGFGTVYVNVVRNIPLTVIIVFTSLGLFQTLGVSMGADRFTTINFRLAVLGLIAYTSAFVCEALRSGINTVPLGQVEAARAIGLSFPQVLRIIVLPQAFRSVVGPLANVLIALTKNTTVAAAIGVAEAALLMREMIENEAQLILISAIFAVGFICLTLPTGLFLGWVAKKVAVKR, from the coding sequence GTGTTCGACTTCCTCCAGGGGTACGACCTGCTCGGAGCCTTCTGGGTGACGGTGCAGCTCACCGTCTACTCGGCGATCGGCTCCCTCGTCTGGGGGACGCTGCTGGCGGCGATGCGCGTCAGCCCCGTCCCCCTCATGCGGGGCTTCGGCACCGTCTACGTCAACGTCGTCCGCAACATCCCCCTCACCGTCATCATCGTCTTCACCTCGCTCGGGCTGTTCCAGACCCTGGGCGTCAGCATGGGCGCCGACCGGTTCACCACGATCAACTTCCGGCTCGCCGTCCTCGGCCTCATCGCGTACACCAGCGCCTTCGTCTGCGAGGCGCTGCGCTCCGGCATCAACACCGTTCCCCTCGGCCAGGTCGAGGCCGCCCGCGCCATCGGACTCAGCTTCCCCCAGGTCCTGCGCATCATCGTGCTCCCGCAGGCCTTCCGCTCCGTCGTCGGCCCGCTCGCCAACGTCCTCATCGCCCTCACCAAGAACACCACCGTCGCCGCCGCCATCGGCGTCGCGGAAGCCGCCCTGCTCATGCGGGAGATGATCGAGAACGAGGCCCAGCTCATCCTCATCTCCGCGATCTTCGCCGTCGGCTTCATCTGCCTGACCCTGCCCACCGGCCTGTTCCTCGGCTGGGTGGCCAAGAAGGTGGCGGTGAAACGGTGA
- a CDS encoding amino acid ABC transporter permease, which yields MKTKPTVLYDVPGPRARRRNLLWTLLFLLALAAVVWWVVVSLADKNQLEWAKWAPFFTDARVWETYILPALKNTVIAAGLSMVIALPLGALLGVSRLSDHRAVRGAAGTVVEFFRAIPVLILMLFANAAFSEFTDISPETRPLYAVVTGLVLYNASVLAEVVRAGILALPAGQTDAAKAIGMRKGQTMAYVLLPQSVTAMLPALVSQLVVIVKDTALGGAMLGFSELLASVRPMSANYGANTIACFTVVAVLFVILNFALTTFASWLEARLRRGKRSTGAVVGADAVEELATPGEHTGPAGGPK from the coding sequence GTGAAGACCAAGCCCACCGTCCTCTACGACGTCCCCGGCCCCCGCGCCCGGCGCCGCAACCTCCTCTGGACGCTGCTGTTCCTGCTCGCGCTCGCCGCCGTCGTGTGGTGGGTGGTGGTGAGCCTCGCGGACAAGAACCAGCTCGAATGGGCCAAGTGGGCCCCCTTCTTCACCGACGCCCGGGTCTGGGAGACGTACATCCTCCCCGCCCTCAAGAACACCGTGATCGCCGCCGGACTCTCCATGGTGATCGCCCTGCCCCTCGGCGCGCTCCTCGGCGTCTCCCGGCTCTCCGACCACCGGGCCGTGCGCGGAGCGGCGGGCACGGTCGTCGAGTTCTTCCGCGCGATCCCCGTCCTGATCCTCATGCTCTTCGCCAACGCGGCCTTCTCCGAGTTCACCGACATCAGCCCGGAGACCCGCCCGCTGTACGCCGTCGTCACCGGGCTCGTCCTCTACAACGCGTCCGTCCTCGCCGAGGTCGTCCGGGCCGGCATCCTCGCCCTCCCCGCCGGCCAGACCGACGCGGCGAAGGCCATCGGCATGCGCAAGGGCCAGACCATGGCGTACGTGCTCCTGCCGCAGTCCGTCACGGCCATGCTGCCCGCACTCGTCAGCCAGCTCGTCGTCATCGTCAAGGACACCGCGCTCGGCGGCGCGATGCTGGGATTCTCCGAACTCCTCGCCTCCGTCCGCCCGATGAGCGCCAACTACGGAGCGAACACGATCGCCTGCTTCACCGTCGTCGCCGTGCTCTTCGTCATCCTCAACTTCGCGCTCACCACCTTCGCCTCCTGGCTCGAAGCGAGGCTGCGGCGCGGCAAGAGGTCCACGGGCGCGGTCGTCGGGGCGGACGCGGTGGAGGAACTCGCCACACCGGGCGAACACACGGGCCCGGCCGGCGGGCCCAAGTGA